One segment of Bradyrhizobium sp. WD16 DNA contains the following:
- a CDS encoding YeeE/YedE thiosulfate transporter family protein, whose amino-acid sequence MTAIIAVLGPILMGTLFGFLLQRGRVTSCNVIEDQFRLRDFTVLKVMGTAIIVGGLGVLLLIDTGGTKYYVKDANMLGVALGAALFGIGMVVYGYCPGTALGAIATGSVHALVGALGMIVGAILYALSFDWVKSHVLNAWALGKVRLPDVTGIPDMAWFAILAVGAAAFFWRVETSEAKKA is encoded by the coding sequence ATGACCGCCATCATCGCCGTGCTGGGTCCGATCCTGATGGGCACGCTGTTCGGCTTCCTGCTGCAGCGCGGCCGGGTGACGAGCTGCAACGTCATCGAGGACCAGTTTCGTCTGCGTGACTTCACCGTGCTCAAGGTCATGGGCACGGCCATCATCGTCGGCGGGCTCGGTGTCCTGCTGCTGATCGATACCGGCGGCACCAAGTACTATGTCAAGGACGCCAACATGCTCGGTGTCGCTCTGGGCGCCGCGCTGTTCGGCATCGGCATGGTGGTCTACGGCTATTGCCCCGGCACTGCGCTCGGCGCCATCGCAACCGGCAGCGTGCATGCTCTTGTCGGTGCGCTGGGCATGATCGTCGGCGCCATTCTCTATGCGCTGAGCTTCGATTGGGTCAAAAGCCATGTGCTCAACGCCTGGGCGCTCGGCAAGGTGCGGCTTCCAGACGTGACCGGCATTCCCGACATGGCCTGGTTCGCGATCCTCGCCGTCGGCGCCGCGGCGTTCTTCTGGAGGGTCGAGACCAGTGAGGCCAAGAAGGCCTGA
- a CDS encoding type II secretion system F family protein translates to MIDFIIEKFHDTRFMAMLLAAVAASVTVYTLVTPLFAGENLAKRMKAVANERERLRQRDRERLNRNEKVALRQAPRELVRKTVEDFNLGKWLAQEAAREKLLMAGYRGHAPYTTFLFFRLVTPAVFFVGSVLYVFVLFDLQISLAMKLAICTGATYLGMQAPMLFLRNAIAKRQLSIKRAFPDALDLLLICIESGMSVEAAFHRVSQEIGTQSIALAEELTLVTAELSYLQDRKIAYENLARRTGLESVKSVAVALQQAERYGTPLAMTLRVLAQENRDMRMTEAEKKAAALPPKLTVPMIVFFLPVLFVVILGPTGIKVSAYMSH, encoded by the coding sequence ATGATCGACTTCATCATAGAGAAGTTTCACGACACCCGCTTCATGGCCATGCTGCTCGCCGCGGTCGCGGCGAGTGTCACGGTCTATACGCTGGTGACGCCGCTGTTCGCGGGCGAGAACCTCGCCAAGCGGATGAAGGCGGTCGCGAACGAGCGCGAGCGGCTGCGCCAGCGCGACCGGGAGCGCCTCAACCGCAACGAAAAGGTGGCGCTGCGTCAGGCCCCGAGAGAACTCGTCCGCAAGACGGTCGAGGATTTCAATCTCGGCAAGTGGCTCGCCCAGGAAGCCGCCCGCGAGAAGCTGCTGATGGCCGGCTATCGCGGCCACGCCCCCTACACCACCTTCCTGTTCTTCCGCCTGGTCACGCCGGCGGTGTTCTTCGTCGGATCGGTGCTCTACGTCTTCGTGCTGTTCGATCTACAGATTTCGCTGGCGATGAAGCTCGCCATCTGCACGGGCGCGACCTATCTCGGCATGCAGGCGCCGATGTTGTTCCTCAGGAACGCGATTGCGAAACGCCAGCTTTCCATCAAGCGCGCCTTTCCCGATGCGCTCGACCTGCTGCTGATCTGCATCGAATCCGGCATGTCGGTCGAGGCGGCGTTCCACCGGGTTTCCCAGGAGATCGGCACGCAGTCCATCGCCTTGGCCGAGGAGCTGACGCTGGTGACTGCCGAGCTCTCCTACCTGCAGGACCGCAAGATCGCCTATGAGAACCTCGCCAGGCGTACCGGCCTGGAGAGCGTCAAATCGGTCGCGGTGGCGCTGCAGCAGGCAGAGCGCTACGGAACGCCGCTGGCGATGACCTTGCGGGTGCTGGCCCAGGAGAACCGCGACATGCGGATGACCGAGGCCGAAAAAAAGGCCGCGGCGCTACCGCCCAAGCTGACCGTGCCGATGATCGTGTTCTTCCTGCCGGTTCTGTTCGTGGTGATTCTCGGCCCGACCGGCATCAAGGTCTCGGCCTATATGAGCCATTGA
- a CDS encoding type II secretion system F family protein — protein MKMQALALAFLAALAVGGIAWVFIYPLLSGERQAEKRRASFARIEAGGRGVDRTQRSRREQVEETLKQIDERAKKKQQVDLASRLSQAGLDWSKEKFLIISAVIGGIGFLLPLTAGMGLVAALGVGFAAGFGLPRWVLGFLKKRRENKFLEALPDAVDVIVRGIKSGLPLFDSIRVVATEAPEPLRSEFSAIVETQAIGIPLGEACARLYDRMPLAESNFFGIVISIQQKSGGNLSEALGNLSKVLRDRKKMKAKIQAMSMEAKASAAIIGALPPIVMVLVYISTPDYISLLWTHPTGRIMLAACLVWMSTGIFVMKRMINFDF, from the coding sequence ATGAAGATGCAGGCGCTGGCACTGGCCTTTCTCGCCGCATTGGCCGTCGGCGGCATCGCATGGGTTTTCATCTATCCCTTGCTGTCGGGCGAGCGGCAGGCCGAGAAGCGCCGTGCCTCCTTCGCCAGAATCGAGGCCGGCGGCCGCGGGGTCGATCGCACGCAGCGCAGCCGGCGCGAGCAGGTCGAGGAGACGCTCAAGCAGATCGATGAACGCGCGAAGAAGAAACAGCAGGTCGACCTTGCGTCCCGCCTTTCGCAGGCGGGGCTCGACTGGAGCAAGGAGAAATTCCTGATCATCTCGGCCGTCATCGGCGGCATCGGCTTCCTGCTGCCGCTGACGGCCGGCATGGGACTCGTTGCGGCCCTCGGAGTCGGCTTCGCCGCCGGCTTCGGCCTGCCGCGCTGGGTGCTCGGCTTCCTCAAGAAACGGCGCGAGAACAAGTTCCTCGAAGCGCTGCCCGACGCAGTCGACGTCATCGTCCGCGGCATCAAATCGGGCTTGCCGCTATTCGATTCGATCCGCGTTGTGGCGACCGAAGCACCCGAGCCTCTGCGTTCCGAATTCTCCGCGATCGTGGAAACCCAGGCGATCGGCATTCCGCTCGGCGAGGCCTGTGCGCGCCTCTACGACCGCATGCCGCTGGCCGAATCCAACTTCTTCGGCATCGTCATCTCCATCCAGCAGAAGTCGGGCGGCAACCTGTCGGAGGCGCTCGGCAACCTCTCCAAGGTGCTGCGCGACCGCAAGAAGATGAAGGCAAAGATCCAGGCGATGTCGATGGAGGCCAAGGCTTCCGCCGCCATCATCGGCGCCCTGCCGCCGATCGTGATGGTGCTCGTCTATATTTCCACGCCCGACTACATCTCCCTGCTCTGGACCCATCCCACCGGCCGCATCATGCTCGCCGCGTGCCTGGTATGGATGAGCACGGGCATTTTCGTCATGAAGCGCATGATCAATTTCGACTTCTAG
- a CDS encoding CpaF family protein: MFGKRSGVEAESRLKPASAGYDAPAPRSVEPTPLVAAPPLSPARTAPPPAADIRRSDNYYQVKATIFGALIEAIDLAQLAKLDAESAREEIRDIVNEIIAIKNIVMSIAEQEELLDDICNDVLGYGPLEPLLARDDIADIMVNGANTVYIEVGGKIQKTGIRFRDNQQLLNICQRIVSQVGRRVDESSPICDARLADGSRVNAIVEPLAIDGPVLTIRKFRRDKLTLDQIVRFGAISPEGAEILKIIGRVRCNVLISGGTGSGKTTLLNCLTNYIDHDERIITCEDAAELQLQQPHTVRLETRPPNLEGEGQVTMRELVRNCLRMRPERIIVGEVRGPEAFDLLQAMNTGHDGSMGTLHANNPREGLSRCESMITMGGLGLPSRTIREMICSSIDVIIQAARLRDGSRRITHITEVMGMEGDTIITQDIFLYDIVGEDAEGRIIGRHRSTGIGRPKFWERARYYGEETRLAAALDAAELPLSGS; the protein is encoded by the coding sequence GTGTTTGGTAAGCGTAGCGGAGTTGAAGCGGAAAGCCGGCTAAAGCCGGCGTCGGCCGGCTATGACGCGCCAGCCCCGCGCAGCGTCGAGCCGACGCCCCTCGTCGCAGCGCCGCCGCTGTCCCCGGCCAGGACCGCGCCGCCGCCCGCCGCGGATATCCGCCGCTCGGACAACTATTATCAGGTCAAGGCGACCATCTTCGGCGCCCTGATCGAGGCGATCGACCTCGCGCAGCTCGCCAAGCTCGACGCCGAATCGGCGCGCGAGGAAATCCGCGACATCGTCAACGAAATCATCGCGATCAAGAACATCGTGATGTCGATCGCCGAGCAGGAGGAACTGCTCGACGACATCTGCAACGACGTCCTCGGCTACGGTCCGCTGGAGCCGCTGCTGGCCCGCGACGACATCGCCGACATCATGGTCAACGGCGCCAATACCGTCTACATCGAAGTCGGCGGCAAGATCCAGAAGACCGGCATCCGGTTCCGCGACAACCAGCAGCTGCTCAACATCTGCCAGCGCATCGTCAGCCAGGTCGGCCGCCGGGTCGACGAATCCTCGCCGATCTGCGACGCCCGTCTCGCCGACGGATCCCGCGTCAACGCCATCGTCGAACCGCTGGCGATCGACGGCCCGGTCCTCACCATCCGCAAGTTCAGGCGCGACAAGCTTACGCTCGATCAGATCGTGCGGTTCGGCGCGATCTCGCCGGAAGGCGCCGAGATCCTGAAGATCATCGGACGCGTCCGCTGCAACGTCCTGATCTCCGGCGGTACGGGCTCCGGCAAGACGACGCTGCTCAACTGCCTGACCAACTATATCGACCACGACGAGCGCATCATCACTTGCGAGGACGCGGCGGAACTTCAGCTGCAGCAGCCGCACACCGTCCGACTGGAAACCCGTCCGCCCAACCTCGAGGGCGAGGGACAAGTCACCATGCGCGAGCTGGTTCGCAACTGCCTGCGCATGCGGCCGGAGCGGATCATCGTTGGCGAAGTCCGCGGCCCGGAAGCTTTCGATTTGCTCCAGGCCATGAACACCGGCCACGACGGTTCGATGGGCACGCTGCACGCCAACAACCCGCGCGAGGGGCTGTCGCGCTGCGAATCGATGATCACCATGGGCGGCCTCGGCCTGCCCTCGCGCACCATTCGCGAGATGATCTGCTCATCGATCGACGTCATCATCCAGGCCGCGCGCCTGCGCGACGGCTCGCGGCGCATCACCCACATTACCGAGGTGATGGGCATGGAAGGCGATACCATCATTACCCAGGACATCTTCCTCTACGACATCGTCGGCGAAGATGCCGAGGGACGAATCATCGGCCGCCACCGCTCGACCGGAATCGGCCGGCCGAAATTCTGGGAACGCGCGCGCTATTACGGCGAGGAGACGCGGCTCGCAGCCGCACTGGATGCCGCCGAGCTGCCCCTTTCCGGAAGCTGA
- a CDS encoding AAA family ATPase, producing the protein MISYARQTQETEAQPAAVDEHIAPAPRVSVQAFCETVEAAAAIQAAGDDRRLAKAHLKIQMGGIAAATEAYRAAPTPNVILLETDGRSDILAELDNLATVCDPGTRVIIVGRVNDVTLYRELVRRGVSDYLIAPINAIDVVRSVCNLFSTPEAKAVGRIIAVIGAKGGVGASTLSHNIAWAIARDLALDAVVADLDLAFGTAGLDYNQDPPQGIADAVFAPDRIDTAFIDRLLSKCTDHLSLLAAPATLDRVYDFGAEAYDSILDTLRSSVPCIVLDVPHQWSGWARRTLVSADDILIVAEPDLANLRNTKNLFDLLKAARPNDRAPLYCLNRTGVPKRPEISAREFAKAMECDPVASIPFEPQTFGVAANNGQMIAEISSTHRSAEIFLQIAQRLTGRSETKRPRSSLLSPLLERLRSK; encoded by the coding sequence ATGATCAGCTACGCGCGTCAGACTCAGGAGACCGAAGCGCAGCCGGCTGCGGTCGACGAGCACATCGCACCGGCGCCACGCGTCTCGGTGCAGGCGTTCTGCGAGACGGTGGAGGCCGCCGCGGCCATTCAGGCCGCTGGCGACGATCGCCGGCTGGCGAAGGCACATCTCAAGATCCAGATGGGCGGCATCGCCGCGGCAACCGAAGCTTATCGCGCCGCCCCGACCCCCAACGTCATCCTGCTGGAGACGGATGGGCGCAGCGACATTCTGGCCGAGCTCGACAACCTCGCCACCGTCTGCGATCCGGGGACGCGCGTCATCATCGTCGGCCGCGTCAACGATGTGACGCTGTATCGCGAACTTGTCCGACGCGGCGTCAGCGACTATCTGATCGCACCAATCAACGCCATCGACGTCGTGCGATCGGTGTGCAACCTGTTCTCGACGCCGGAGGCCAAGGCGGTCGGCCGCATCATCGCGGTGATCGGCGCCAAGGGCGGTGTCGGGGCCTCGACCCTGTCCCACAATATCGCCTGGGCGATCGCCCGCGACCTCGCGCTGGACGCGGTCGTCGCCGATCTCGACCTCGCCTTCGGCACCGCCGGCCTCGATTACAACCAGGACCCACCCCAGGGAATCGCCGACGCGGTGTTCGCGCCGGATCGGATCGACACTGCCTTCATCGACCGCCTGCTGTCGAAATGCACCGACCACCTCAGTCTGCTGGCCGCCCCGGCCACTCTTGACCGCGTCTATGATTTCGGCGCCGAGGCCTATGATTCGATCCTGGACACGCTGCGCAGCTCGGTGCCCTGCATCGTGCTCGATGTGCCGCACCAGTGGTCCGGCTGGGCTCGCCGCACCCTGGTCAGCGCCGACGACATCCTGATCGTCGCCGAGCCCGATCTCGCCAACCTGCGCAACACCAAGAATCTGTTCGACCTCCTGAAGGCGGCGCGGCCGAACGACCGCGCCCCGCTCTACTGTCTCAACAGGACCGGCGTGCCGAAGCGGCCCGAAATCTCGGCCAGGGAATTCGCCAAGGCAATGGAATGCGACCCCGTCGCATCGATCCCGTTCGAGCCCCAGACCTTCGGGGTCGCCGCCAACAACGGCCAGATGATCGCCGAGATCTCGTCGACGCATCGATCCGCCGAGATATTCCTGCAGATCGCCCAGCGGCTCACCGGCCGCAGCGAGACCAAGAGGCCGCGCAGCTCGCTGCTATCGCCGCTGCTGGAGAGGCTGCGGTCGAAATAG
- a CDS encoding CpaD family pilus assembly protein, protein MSAQESPARPKPRWHTGLLLVGLALSLGGCLTHARDRDGAMAAIPADYRQRHPIVIDEAPRSTEIFVGTGRGGLSATQRADVISVGQSWLRDGTGTLTIDVPKDTPNARAAADAYREVRSLLSALGVPSRAIVERRYRPADPRQFATIRLSYPRIAAEAGPCGLWPEDIGPSIKNRTYIENKPYHNFGCATQRNLAAMIDNPSDLVQPRPETPPYGARRSAAFEKYKKGSDTATTYTTGDKAKISDLGK, encoded by the coding sequence ATGAGTGCACAGGAATCGCCCGCTCGGCCGAAGCCCCGGTGGCACACCGGATTGCTGCTCGTCGGTCTCGCGCTGTCGCTCGGCGGCTGTCTCACCCACGCCCGCGACAGGGACGGCGCCATGGCGGCAATCCCGGCGGACTACCGCCAGCGCCATCCGATCGTCATCGACGAAGCCCCCCGCTCGACCGAAATCTTCGTCGGGACGGGCCGAGGCGGCCTGAGCGCCACCCAGCGCGCCGACGTGATCAGTGTCGGTCAGTCGTGGCTGCGCGACGGTACCGGGACGCTGACGATCGACGTTCCGAAGGATACGCCCAATGCCCGTGCCGCGGCCGACGCCTATCGGGAAGTGCGCTCGCTGCTCTCCGCGCTCGGCGTCCCGTCTCGCGCCATCGTCGAGCGCCGCTATCGGCCGGCCGACCCGCGCCAGTTCGCCACCATCCGCCTGAGCTATCCGCGCATTGCGGCGGAGGCCGGCCCCTGCGGCCTCTGGCCCGAAGACATCGGCCCGTCGATCAAGAACCGGACCTATATCGAGAACAAGCCCTACCACAACTTCGGCTGCGCGACGCAGCGCAACCTCGCCGCCATGATCGACAACCCATCCGATCTGGTGCAGCCGCGACCAGAGACCCCGCCCTACGGCGCTCGCCGGTCCGCGGCATTCGAGAAATACAAGAAGGGTAGCGATACCGCCACCACCTACACCACCGGCGACAAGGCCAAAATCAGCGATCTCGGAAAATGA
- a CDS encoding type II and III secretion system protein family protein, which translates to MTRGHKASLRRTERLRSWSLAALTALTLNGVVVGTTALTPALAADSSGASATMNARFLPLGIGKSVVVDLPHDVKDVLVADPKIANAVIRSAQRAYIIGVAVGQTNIVFFDAAGQQIAAYDIAVKRDLNGVRAALRQAFPGSDINIEGVGDGVLLSGSAATPADAQQAVDIAGRLVGDATKVVNNIAVRGRDQVMLKVTVAEIQRNIIKQLGIDLSGTGSVLNFNNSNPFTAQGGALVGANNVTGSFKSVTAVLRAMESAGVIRTLAEPNLTAISGESATFLAGGEFPLPQGYSCDPTTHVCTTQIGFKKFGISLNFTPVVLTEGRISLRVMTEVSELSNENAISVTQQVSATSTNSITVPSIRTRRAETTLEIPSGGSMALAGLIQEQTKQAINGFPGLNQLPVLGTLFRSRDYVNRQTELAVIITPYVVRSVAQKDLSRPDDGFADAADPQSDLLGSINRIYGVRGRTAPATSYRGKYGFITD; encoded by the coding sequence ATGACGCGGGGGCACAAAGCAAGTTTGCGGCGAACCGAGCGGCTGCGCAGCTGGTCGCTGGCGGCGCTGACGGCGTTGACGCTCAACGGCGTCGTGGTGGGGACCACCGCCCTGACGCCGGCTCTGGCAGCCGACAGCAGCGGCGCTTCGGCGACGATGAACGCACGTTTCCTGCCGCTCGGCATCGGCAAGTCGGTGGTCGTCGACCTGCCGCACGATGTGAAAGACGTCCTCGTCGCCGATCCTAAGATCGCCAATGCGGTAATCCGCTCGGCCCAGCGCGCCTATATCATCGGCGTTGCCGTGGGCCAGACCAACATCGTCTTCTTCGACGCCGCCGGCCAGCAGATCGCGGCCTATGACATCGCCGTCAAGCGCGACCTCAACGGGGTCCGCGCCGCGCTGCGCCAGGCCTTTCCGGGCAGCGACATCAACATCGAGGGTGTCGGCGACGGCGTGTTGCTGTCCGGCTCCGCCGCGACCCCCGCCGATGCCCAGCAGGCGGTCGACATCGCCGGCCGGCTGGTTGGCGACGCCACCAAGGTCGTCAACAACATTGCCGTGCGCGGCCGCGACCAGGTCATGCTCAAGGTCACCGTCGCGGAAATCCAGCGCAATATCATCAAGCAGCTCGGCATCGATCTGTCGGGGACCGGCAGCGTCCTGAATTTCAACAACTCCAATCCGTTCACCGCGCAGGGCGGCGCGCTGGTCGGCGCCAACAACGTCACCGGAAGCTTCAAGTCGGTTACGGCGGTGCTGCGGGCGATGGAGAGCGCCGGCGTGATCCGCACGCTGGCGGAGCCGAACCTGACGGCGATCTCTGGCGAATCGGCGACCTTCCTGGCCGGCGGCGAATTCCCGCTGCCACAGGGCTATTCCTGCGACCCCACCACCCACGTCTGCACCACCCAGATCGGATTCAAGAAGTTCGGCATTTCGCTCAACTTCACCCCCGTGGTGCTCACCGAAGGTCGCATCAGCCTGCGGGTGATGACGGAAGTCTCCGAGCTGTCCAACGAAAATGCGATCAGCGTCACTCAGCAGGTCAGCGCGACGAGCACCAATTCGATCACCGTGCCCTCGATTCGGACTCGCCGGGCCGAAACCACCCTAGAGATCCCGTCCGGCGGCTCGATGGCGCTGGCCGGCCTGATCCAGGAACAGACCAAGCAGGCGATCAACGGCTTCCCGGGATTGAACCAGCTTCCCGTGCTCGGAACCCTGTTCCGCAGCCGCGACTACGTCAATCGCCAGACCGAACTGGCGGTGATCATCACGCCCTATGTGGTTCGGTCCGTGGCGCAGAAGGACCTGTCGCGACCGGACGACGGCTTTGCCGACGCTGCCGATCCCCAGTCCGACCTGCTCGGCAGCATCAACCGCATCTATGGCGTGCGCGGCCGAACCGCCCCCGCCACGAGCTATCGCGGCAAATACGGCTTCATCACCGATTGA
- the cpaB gene encoding Flp pilus assembly protein CpaB, whose product MNTAKIVVLAISVAAGGLAIYLVSGSETKQVVQAPTAQIETVDVLVAKSDIPLGQTVTPADLQWQTWPAANSSDNFIRRNQRPDAIAQYGGSIARSPFLAGEPIRDMKLVKGPTSGIMAALLPTGMRAVSTEISAETGAGGFILPNDHVDVILSRRDAGNNRPGADQVVSEIILSNVRVMAIDQTIEEKNGQKVVVGKTATLELRPEQAEVLAKARQTGTLMLALRSIVDVNAPAAADDRRASNNINVVRFGVPTSATVQR is encoded by the coding sequence ATGAACACCGCTAAAATCGTCGTTCTGGCCATCTCGGTCGCGGCTGGCGGCCTGGCGATTTATCTCGTCAGCGGTTCGGAGACCAAGCAGGTCGTTCAGGCTCCGACGGCGCAGATCGAAACCGTCGATGTGCTGGTGGCGAAGTCCGATATCCCGCTCGGGCAGACGGTCACCCCCGCCGATCTGCAATGGCAGACCTGGCCGGCGGCCAATTCCAGCGACAACTTCATTCGCCGCAATCAGCGTCCCGACGCCATCGCGCAGTATGGCGGCTCGATCGCTCGTTCGCCGTTTCTGGCGGGCGAACCGATCAGGGATATGAAGCTGGTGAAGGGCCCGACGTCCGGGATCATGGCGGCGCTTCTGCCCACCGGCATGCGCGCGGTATCGACCGAAATCTCCGCCGAGACCGGCGCCGGCGGCTTCATCCTGCCCAACGATCATGTCGACGTCATCCTGTCGCGGCGGGACGCGGGCAACAACCGCCCCGGCGCCGATCAGGTGGTCTCCGAGATCATCCTGAGCAACGTCCGGGTTATGGCGATCGACCAGACCATCGAGGAAAAGAACGGACAGAAGGTCGTCGTCGGCAAGACCGCGACGCTCGAGCTCAGGCCGGAGCAGGCGGAAGTGCTCGCCAAGGCGCGCCAGACCGGCACCCTGATGCTTGCGCTGCGCAGCATCGTCGATGTCAACGCGCCCGCCGCCGCCGATGACCGCAGGGCCAGCAACAATATCAACGTCGTCCGCTTCGGTGTTCCCACCTCGGCGACTGTGCAGCGATGA
- a CDS encoding prepilin peptidase, which yields MLLDFARLMFFPALMAFAAVSDLLTMTISNRVSLLLVAGFAVLAAAGGMPVGDVLGHGAAGILVLIAAFGCFAMGWIGGGDAKVASTAALWLGLPHLLDFLLYASLFGGALTLLLIQFRHLPLPVSLGRQEWLQRLHIKDADIPYGIALALGALAVYPETSWIRAVDLSHVASWI from the coding sequence CTGCTTCTCGATTTCGCCCGCCTCATGTTCTTTCCGGCGCTGATGGCCTTTGCCGCCGTCAGCGACCTCCTGACCATGACCATCTCGAACCGCGTCTCGCTGCTGCTGGTGGCCGGCTTCGCGGTGCTCGCCGCAGCCGGCGGCATGCCGGTCGGAGATGTGCTCGGTCACGGCGCCGCCGGGATCCTGGTGCTCATCGCCGCGTTCGGCTGCTTCGCCATGGGCTGGATCGGCGGCGGCGACGCCAAGGTGGCCTCCACTGCCGCACTCTGGCTCGGACTACCCCATCTGCTCGATTTCCTGCTCTACGCATCGCTGTTCGGCGGCGCTCTGACGCTGCTCCTGATTCAATTCCGGCACCTGCCGCTGCCGGTCTCGCTCGGGCGCCAGGAGTGGCTGCAACGCCTGCACATCAAGGACGCCGATATTCCTTACGGCATCGCGCTCGCGCTCGGAGCCCTTGCCGTCTATCCTGAGACATCGTGGATCAGGGCGGTCGACCTGTCCCATGTCGCAAGCTGGATTTGA